The Papaver somniferum cultivar HN1 chromosome 3, ASM357369v1, whole genome shotgun sequence genome includes a region encoding these proteins:
- the LOC113356158 gene encoding uncharacterized protein LOC113356158 isoform X2 translates to MPYTKARLSVAVQRIGNTLVLNAGPDIEEGERLVRRHSSQSKSVDQSLFLNFAMQSVRAEACDVPPSQHPPLGRQSNTSANTSILPGSETRKNVFVSSDLPAQGDRSKYLHGDDSQNEGLNCCSGYPQVNRDKYWGSKQRKTTNKHHAVKKTSQVGEKPRHPIQESEKYRRVGNDGFLRVLFWQFHNFRMLLGSDLLLFSNERYVAVSLHLWDVARQVTPLTWLEAWLDNIMASVPELAICYHQNGVVQGYELLKTDDIFLLKGISEDGTPAFHPQVVQQNGLSVLRFLQENCKQDPGAYWLYKSAGEDDIQLFDLSAIPKNPSPDDQDASSGSLPSLMHGRRDSLFSLGTLLYRLAHRLSLSMAPGSRAKCARFFRKCLDFLDEQDHLVVRASAHEQFARLILKCYEELDLTSEFVPLESEVTVTDAEEESHEFTLALPGSVLHFKLSCDEDGYSHQDSESDVVSSKTIMGASSSAPGKFLVSGGMEIIDPRGGDCGNDDEDTLAVYQRSENSSHVVQTVADPISSKLAAVHHVSQAIKSLRWKRQLQKSEADLVDHGKKTQDRSAHGHFSVCCACGDSDCIEVCDLRDWLPKSKMDHKLWKLVLLLGESYLALGQAYKEDGQLQQTLKVVGIACSVYGSMPQHVEDAQFISSMVSSSLAQKTLNKRSGKTRTLMDDKTHSNLSSSDSVDSEGSPSTYLFWAKAWTLVGDVYVEYHLQRNRDLSAPSEAKASSRGVRMSSDVVKEVKRLKKKLGQFKQNCSTCSLINCSCQSDRASSGNSASSSSGNACSLDYGKKKKKKAHVKEVVGSSENIRRRRQLDNSDSDCLVTTNKDTEVQVSNTTKTKLEQTSSGSKSVVDDVGCEIVSEAIPSETPNSKERTGGIFVFLGSHIIGDADGNLSVSVSCYDEAKKALGGIPIGSSELQSILKKKGWVCNELGRHRLDRKELDKAELAFADAIEAFKEVADHTNIILINCNMGHGRRALAEEMVSKMEIFKAHTLLQDSYKRLLETAKLEYRKALRYYEAATFELERVEVEAGLGTLSTSLKNEVYTQFANTYLRLGMLLAKEDICAELNEKGVVEDLRKHESSANGAIREALRMYELLGELRKQEAAYACFQLACYHRDCCLKFVHESKLPSSESSIMQRVKQYVSLAEWSWQKSLSFYGPKTHPVMYLTILIERSALSWKLSESIHSITNLELALSRLIEGRHIYGEEAADLSINESSEVYSNFRGQLQALLKKMLQVSLSTNANKSCCGPHATLISGSLDAVKLRRLYGMALKMTNLSQLLPMYDLWSA, encoded by the exons ATGCCTTATACGAAGGCTCGGTTATCAGTTGCAGTTCAGCGTATTGGTAACACCCTTGTTCTCAATGCAGG GCCTGACATTGAAGAGGGTGAAAGATTAGTTAGAAGGCATAGCAGCCAATCAAAATCCGTAGATcagtctttgtttttgaattttgcgATGCAGTCAGTGAGGGCAGAGGCTTGTGATGTTCCGCCATCTCAGCATCCCCCATTGGGAAGGCAGTCTAACACATCTGCTAACACATCTATTCTTCCTGGATCCGAGACTAGAAAGAATGTATTTGTATCATCTGATCTTCCAGCACAAGGGGATAGGTCCAAATATCTCCACGGTGATGACAGTCAAAATGAGGGGTTAAACTGCTGTTCAGGTTATCCACAGGTTAATCGAGACAAATATTGGGGAAGTAAGCAGAGGAAGACAACTAACAAGCATCATGCTGTCAAGAAAACTTCACAAGTTGGGGAGAAACCGAGACATCCAATTCAAGAATCTGAGAAATATAGGAGAGTTGGTAATGATGGTTTTCTTAGGGTTCTTTTCTGGCAGTTCCACAACTTCCGGATGCTCTTGGGTAGTGACTTGCTCCTGTTTAGTAATGAGAGATACGTTGCTGTGAGCTTGCATCTATGGGATGTTGCTCGACAG GTCACTCCGTTGACGTGGCTTGAAGCGTGGCTTGATAATATAATGGCCAGTGTGCCTGAATTGGCCATATGTTACCATCAGAATGGTGTTGTTCAAGGTTATGAACTTCTTAAAACTGATGACATTTTCTTGCTTAAGGGTATTTCAGAGGACGGAACACCAGCCTTTCATCCTCAAGTTGTCCAACAAAATGGCCTGTCAGTATTGCGTTTCCTGCAGGAAAACTGCAAGCAAGATCCTGGTGCTTACTGG CTCTATAAAAGCGCTGGAGAAGATGATATTCAACTTTTTGATCTATCTGCCATCCCTAAGAATCCTTCACCAGATGACCAGGATGCAAGCTCTGGCTCTCTGCCATCTCTAATGCATGGACGAAGGGATTCCTTATTTTCGCTGGGGACTCTTCTGTATCGACTTGCACATAGGCTGTCTCTTTCAATG GCACCTGGTAGCAGGGCAAAGTGTGCAAGATTTTTCAGAAAATGTCTTGATTTCCTAGACGAGCAGGATCATCTG GTGGTCCGTGCATCTGCTCATGAACAATTTGCAAGGCTAATTTTGAAATGTTATGAAGAATTGGACTTAACATCTGAATTTGTTCCTCTAGAATCTGAAGTTACAGTTACAGATGCGGAAGAGGAATCTCACGAATTTACGCTGGCTTTACCTGGATCTGTTTTGCACTTTAAACTGTCATGTGATGAAGATGGATATTCCCATCAAGATTCAGAATCTGATGTGGTGTCTTCAAAGACGATTATGGGTGCAAGCTCATCTGCTCCTGGAAAATTTCTCGTTTCAGGAGGCATGGAGATAATAGATCCTAGAGGAGGCGATTGCGGTAACGATGATGAAGATACTCTAGCGGTGTATCAGAGGTCCGAAAATTCTTCCCATGTGGTCCAAACAGTTGCTGATCCAATCTCCTCTAAATTAGCAGCAGTACATCATGTGTCCCAAGCAATCAAGTCTTTAAGGTGGAAACGCCAACTACAGAAATCTGAAGCTGACCTTGTGGATCATGGGAAGAAAACACAAGATAGATCTGCACATGGCCATTTTTCTGTATGTTGTGCTTGTGGGGATTCTGATTGTATTGAAGTTTGTGATTTGCGAGATTGGCTTCCAAAATCTAAAATGGACCATAAATTGTGGAAACTTGTTCTTCTGCTTGGGGAGTCTTATTTAGCTCTTGGGCAAGCTTATAAGGAGGATGGGCAATTGCAGCAAACTTTGAAAGTTGTCGGTATAGCTTGTTCAGTTTATGGATCAATGCCTCAACATGTTGAAGATGCACAGTTTATTTCCTCCATGGTAAGTAGCTCGTTAGCACAGAAAACCCTCAATAAGAGAAGTGGAAAGACTAGAACATTGATGGATGACAAAACACATTCAAACTTGAGTTCCTCTGACTCTGTTGATAGTGAAGGATCGCCTTCCACTTACTTATTCTGGGCCAAGGCCTGGACACTTGTTGGAGATGTTTACGTCGAGTACCACTTGCAAAGAAATAGAGATCTCTCAGCACCTTCTGAAGCAAAGGCATCTTCCCGGGGGGTGAGAATGTCATCTGATGTTGTGAAAGAAGTGAAAAGGCTGAAGAAGAAGTTGGGGCAATTTAAGCAGAACTGCTCCACTTGTTCCTTGATAAACTGTAGCTGCCAGAGTGACAGAGCAAGCAGTGGTAACAGCGCAAGTAGTAGTAGTGGAAATGCCTGTTCATTAGAttatggaaaaaagaaaaagaaaaaagcacaCGTTAAGGAAGTTGTTGGGAGCTCGGAAAACATCCGTAGACGTCGACAGTTGGACAACTCAGACAGTGATTGTTTGGTCACAACCAATAAAGACACCGAGGTTCAAGTTTCAAATACAACCAAAACTAAGCTTGAGCAGACCAGTTCTGGTTCAAAATCCGTAGTAGATGATGTGGGATGCGAGATTGTATCTGAAGCTATTCCGAGTGAAACGCCTAATTCTAAGGAGAGAACTGGTGGAATCTTTGTCTTCCTTGGGAGTCATATCATCGGAGACGCGGATGGCAATCTCTCAGTTTCTGTAAGTTGTTATGATGAAGCTAAAAAAGCATTAGGTGGAATTCCTATTGGTTCGTCAGAACTACAGTCTATACTCAAGAAAAAAGGTTGGGTTTGTAATGAGCTGGGGCGACATAGGCTTGACAGGAAGGAATTGGACAAAGCTGAACTTGCATTTGCAGATGCGATAGAAGCATTCAAAGAAGTTGCTGACCATACtaatatcattttaatcaactgcAATATGGGTCATGGCAGAAGAGCATTGGCTGAGGAAATGGTATCCAAGATGGAAATATTCAAAGCACACACGCTCTTGCAAGATTCATATAAACGATTACTGGAAACAGCAAAACTGGAATACAGAAAAGCATTAAGGTATTACGAGGCGGCGACGTTTGAGTTGGAAAGGGTTGAAGTGGAGGCAGGATTGGGTACACTATCGACCAGCTTGAAGAATGAAGTATATACCCAGTTTGCTAATACGTATCTAAGACTTGGTATGCTTTTGGCAAAAGAGGATATTTGTGCAGAACTTAATGAAAAGGGAGTTGTGGAAGATCTCAGAAAGCATGAGAGCTCAGCCAATGGTGCTATTAGGGAGGCTTTGCGCATGTACGAGTTGTTAGGTGAATTGCGAAAACAGGAGGCTGCATATGCTTGTTTTCAGCTTGCTTGCTACCACAGGGACTGCTGTTTGAAGTTTGTCCACGAAAGTAAACTTCCGAGCAGTGAAAGCAGCATTATGCAAAGGGTCAAACAATATGTTTCCTTGGCTGAGTGGAGCTGGCAGAAGTCTCTAAGCTTTTATGGCCCAAAGACGCATCCAGTTATGTACCTGACAATTCTTATCGAAAGATCAGCACTTTCATGGAAACTTTCGGAGTCTATACACTCAATCACA AACTTGGAGTTGGCTCTTTCTCGCCTAATAGAAGGTCGCCACATATATGGGGAAGAAGCTGCAGATTTATCTATCAACGAAAGTTCAGAGGTTTATAGTAACTTCAGGGGTCAATTGCAAGCATTACTGAAGAAGATGTTGCAAGTATCTCTATCTACCAATGCAAACAAATCATGTTGTGGTCCTCATGCAACTCTCATCAGTGGTTCTCTGGACGCCGTGAAACTCAGGAGGCTATATGGTATGGCTTTGAAGATGACTAATTTAAGTCAGTTGCTACCTATGTATGATCTGTGGTCAGCTTAA
- the LOC113356158 gene encoding uncharacterized protein LOC113356158 isoform X1 encodes MDSPKSDSSSSSNWGELECIGKLEIVRPKPVGFLCGTLPVPTDESFNHVFNSALIPSSSTSSSSSQTVKAPRYRMLPTETDLNTPPLLPNLHEKNFALAAVQSKASSSPTGDFNTESSVASQNLSRKSEALAVYGLSEYGDEIDVIGPTDILKQIFKMPYTKARLSVAVQRIGNTLVLNAGPDIEEGERLVRRHSSQSKSVDQSLFLNFAMQSVRAEACDVPPSQHPPLGRQSNTSANTSILPGSETRKNVFVSSDLPAQGDRSKYLHGDDSQNEGLNCCSGYPQVNRDKYWGSKQRKTTNKHHAVKKTSQVGEKPRHPIQESEKYRRVGNDGFLRVLFWQFHNFRMLLGSDLLLFSNERYVAVSLHLWDVARQVTPLTWLEAWLDNIMASVPELAICYHQNGVVQGYELLKTDDIFLLKGISEDGTPAFHPQVVQQNGLSVLRFLQENCKQDPGAYWLYKSAGEDDIQLFDLSAIPKNPSPDDQDASSGSLPSLMHGRRDSLFSLGTLLYRLAHRLSLSMAPGSRAKCARFFRKCLDFLDEQDHLVVRASAHEQFARLILKCYEELDLTSEFVPLESEVTVTDAEEESHEFTLALPGSVLHFKLSCDEDGYSHQDSESDVVSSKTIMGASSSAPGKFLVSGGMEIIDPRGGDCGNDDEDTLAVYQRSENSSHVVQTVADPISSKLAAVHHVSQAIKSLRWKRQLQKSEADLVDHGKKTQDRSAHGHFSVCCACGDSDCIEVCDLRDWLPKSKMDHKLWKLVLLLGESYLALGQAYKEDGQLQQTLKVVGIACSVYGSMPQHVEDAQFISSMVSSSLAQKTLNKRSGKTRTLMDDKTHSNLSSSDSVDSEGSPSTYLFWAKAWTLVGDVYVEYHLQRNRDLSAPSEAKASSRGVRMSSDVVKEVKRLKKKLGQFKQNCSTCSLINCSCQSDRASSGNSASSSSGNACSLDYGKKKKKKAHVKEVVGSSENIRRRRQLDNSDSDCLVTTNKDTEVQVSNTTKTKLEQTSSGSKSVVDDVGCEIVSEAIPSETPNSKERTGGIFVFLGSHIIGDADGNLSVSVSCYDEAKKALGGIPIGSSELQSILKKKGWVCNELGRHRLDRKELDKAELAFADAIEAFKEVADHTNIILINCNMGHGRRALAEEMVSKMEIFKAHTLLQDSYKRLLETAKLEYRKALRYYEAATFELERVEVEAGLGTLSTSLKNEVYTQFANTYLRLGMLLAKEDICAELNEKGVVEDLRKHESSANGAIREALRMYELLGELRKQEAAYACFQLACYHRDCCLKFVHESKLPSSESSIMQRVKQYVSLAEWSWQKSLSFYGPKTHPVMYLTILIERSALSWKLSESIHSITNLELALSRLIEGRHIYGEEAADLSINESSEVYSNFRGQLQALLKKMLQVSLSTNANKSCCGPHATLISGSLDAVKLRRLYGMALKMTNLSQLLPMYDLWSA; translated from the exons ATGGACTCTCCAAAATCTGATAGTAGTAGCAGTAGCAATTGGGGAGAATTGGAGTGTATAGGGAAACTAGAGATTGTACGACCAAAACCAGTTGGTTTTTTATGTGGAACTTTACCTGTTCCTACTGATGAATCTTTCAATCATGTTTTCAACTCTGCCCTCATTCCTtcatcttctacttcttcttcatcctccCAAAC AGTCAAAGCACCTCGTTATAGGATGCTACCAACTGAGACTGATCTTAATACTCCACCATTGCTGCCAAACCTTCATGAAAAGAATTTTGCTCTTGCTGCAGTACAATCCAAGGCCTCTAGTTCTCCCACCGGAG ATTTTAATACGGAAAGTAGCGTGGCTAGTCAAAATCTTTCTAGAAAGTCTGAGGCACTCGCTGTATATGGTCTTTCGGAGTATGGAGACGAGATTGATGTGATAGGACCAACTGACATTCTAAAACAAATTTTTAAGATGCCTTATACGAAGGCTCGGTTATCAGTTGCAGTTCAGCGTATTGGTAACACCCTTGTTCTCAATGCAGG GCCTGACATTGAAGAGGGTGAAAGATTAGTTAGAAGGCATAGCAGCCAATCAAAATCCGTAGATcagtctttgtttttgaattttgcgATGCAGTCAGTGAGGGCAGAGGCTTGTGATGTTCCGCCATCTCAGCATCCCCCATTGGGAAGGCAGTCTAACACATCTGCTAACACATCTATTCTTCCTGGATCCGAGACTAGAAAGAATGTATTTGTATCATCTGATCTTCCAGCACAAGGGGATAGGTCCAAATATCTCCACGGTGATGACAGTCAAAATGAGGGGTTAAACTGCTGTTCAGGTTATCCACAGGTTAATCGAGACAAATATTGGGGAAGTAAGCAGAGGAAGACAACTAACAAGCATCATGCTGTCAAGAAAACTTCACAAGTTGGGGAGAAACCGAGACATCCAATTCAAGAATCTGAGAAATATAGGAGAGTTGGTAATGATGGTTTTCTTAGGGTTCTTTTCTGGCAGTTCCACAACTTCCGGATGCTCTTGGGTAGTGACTTGCTCCTGTTTAGTAATGAGAGATACGTTGCTGTGAGCTTGCATCTATGGGATGTTGCTCGACAG GTCACTCCGTTGACGTGGCTTGAAGCGTGGCTTGATAATATAATGGCCAGTGTGCCTGAATTGGCCATATGTTACCATCAGAATGGTGTTGTTCAAGGTTATGAACTTCTTAAAACTGATGACATTTTCTTGCTTAAGGGTATTTCAGAGGACGGAACACCAGCCTTTCATCCTCAAGTTGTCCAACAAAATGGCCTGTCAGTATTGCGTTTCCTGCAGGAAAACTGCAAGCAAGATCCTGGTGCTTACTGG CTCTATAAAAGCGCTGGAGAAGATGATATTCAACTTTTTGATCTATCTGCCATCCCTAAGAATCCTTCACCAGATGACCAGGATGCAAGCTCTGGCTCTCTGCCATCTCTAATGCATGGACGAAGGGATTCCTTATTTTCGCTGGGGACTCTTCTGTATCGACTTGCACATAGGCTGTCTCTTTCAATG GCACCTGGTAGCAGGGCAAAGTGTGCAAGATTTTTCAGAAAATGTCTTGATTTCCTAGACGAGCAGGATCATCTG GTGGTCCGTGCATCTGCTCATGAACAATTTGCAAGGCTAATTTTGAAATGTTATGAAGAATTGGACTTAACATCTGAATTTGTTCCTCTAGAATCTGAAGTTACAGTTACAGATGCGGAAGAGGAATCTCACGAATTTACGCTGGCTTTACCTGGATCTGTTTTGCACTTTAAACTGTCATGTGATGAAGATGGATATTCCCATCAAGATTCAGAATCTGATGTGGTGTCTTCAAAGACGATTATGGGTGCAAGCTCATCTGCTCCTGGAAAATTTCTCGTTTCAGGAGGCATGGAGATAATAGATCCTAGAGGAGGCGATTGCGGTAACGATGATGAAGATACTCTAGCGGTGTATCAGAGGTCCGAAAATTCTTCCCATGTGGTCCAAACAGTTGCTGATCCAATCTCCTCTAAATTAGCAGCAGTACATCATGTGTCCCAAGCAATCAAGTCTTTAAGGTGGAAACGCCAACTACAGAAATCTGAAGCTGACCTTGTGGATCATGGGAAGAAAACACAAGATAGATCTGCACATGGCCATTTTTCTGTATGTTGTGCTTGTGGGGATTCTGATTGTATTGAAGTTTGTGATTTGCGAGATTGGCTTCCAAAATCTAAAATGGACCATAAATTGTGGAAACTTGTTCTTCTGCTTGGGGAGTCTTATTTAGCTCTTGGGCAAGCTTATAAGGAGGATGGGCAATTGCAGCAAACTTTGAAAGTTGTCGGTATAGCTTGTTCAGTTTATGGATCAATGCCTCAACATGTTGAAGATGCACAGTTTATTTCCTCCATGGTAAGTAGCTCGTTAGCACAGAAAACCCTCAATAAGAGAAGTGGAAAGACTAGAACATTGATGGATGACAAAACACATTCAAACTTGAGTTCCTCTGACTCTGTTGATAGTGAAGGATCGCCTTCCACTTACTTATTCTGGGCCAAGGCCTGGACACTTGTTGGAGATGTTTACGTCGAGTACCACTTGCAAAGAAATAGAGATCTCTCAGCACCTTCTGAAGCAAAGGCATCTTCCCGGGGGGTGAGAATGTCATCTGATGTTGTGAAAGAAGTGAAAAGGCTGAAGAAGAAGTTGGGGCAATTTAAGCAGAACTGCTCCACTTGTTCCTTGATAAACTGTAGCTGCCAGAGTGACAGAGCAAGCAGTGGTAACAGCGCAAGTAGTAGTAGTGGAAATGCCTGTTCATTAGAttatggaaaaaagaaaaagaaaaaagcacaCGTTAAGGAAGTTGTTGGGAGCTCGGAAAACATCCGTAGACGTCGACAGTTGGACAACTCAGACAGTGATTGTTTGGTCACAACCAATAAAGACACCGAGGTTCAAGTTTCAAATACAACCAAAACTAAGCTTGAGCAGACCAGTTCTGGTTCAAAATCCGTAGTAGATGATGTGGGATGCGAGATTGTATCTGAAGCTATTCCGAGTGAAACGCCTAATTCTAAGGAGAGAACTGGTGGAATCTTTGTCTTCCTTGGGAGTCATATCATCGGAGACGCGGATGGCAATCTCTCAGTTTCTGTAAGTTGTTATGATGAAGCTAAAAAAGCATTAGGTGGAATTCCTATTGGTTCGTCAGAACTACAGTCTATACTCAAGAAAAAAGGTTGGGTTTGTAATGAGCTGGGGCGACATAGGCTTGACAGGAAGGAATTGGACAAAGCTGAACTTGCATTTGCAGATGCGATAGAAGCATTCAAAGAAGTTGCTGACCATACtaatatcattttaatcaactgcAATATGGGTCATGGCAGAAGAGCATTGGCTGAGGAAATGGTATCCAAGATGGAAATATTCAAAGCACACACGCTCTTGCAAGATTCATATAAACGATTACTGGAAACAGCAAAACTGGAATACAGAAAAGCATTAAGGTATTACGAGGCGGCGACGTTTGAGTTGGAAAGGGTTGAAGTGGAGGCAGGATTGGGTACACTATCGACCAGCTTGAAGAATGAAGTATATACCCAGTTTGCTAATACGTATCTAAGACTTGGTATGCTTTTGGCAAAAGAGGATATTTGTGCAGAACTTAATGAAAAGGGAGTTGTGGAAGATCTCAGAAAGCATGAGAGCTCAGCCAATGGTGCTATTAGGGAGGCTTTGCGCATGTACGAGTTGTTAGGTGAATTGCGAAAACAGGAGGCTGCATATGCTTGTTTTCAGCTTGCTTGCTACCACAGGGACTGCTGTTTGAAGTTTGTCCACGAAAGTAAACTTCCGAGCAGTGAAAGCAGCATTATGCAAAGGGTCAAACAATATGTTTCCTTGGCTGAGTGGAGCTGGCAGAAGTCTCTAAGCTTTTATGGCCCAAAGACGCATCCAGTTATGTACCTGACAATTCTTATCGAAAGATCAGCACTTTCATGGAAACTTTCGGAGTCTATACACTCAATCACA AACTTGGAGTTGGCTCTTTCTCGCCTAATAGAAGGTCGCCACATATATGGGGAAGAAGCTGCAGATTTATCTATCAACGAAAGTTCAGAGGTTTATAGTAACTTCAGGGGTCAATTGCAAGCATTACTGAAGAAGATGTTGCAAGTATCTCTATCTACCAATGCAAACAAATCATGTTGTGGTCCTCATGCAACTCTCATCAGTGGTTCTCTGGACGCCGTGAAACTCAGGAGGCTATATGGTATGGCTTTGAAGATGACTAATTTAAGTCAGTTGCTACCTATGTATGATCTGTGGTCAGCTTAA